The proteins below come from a single Xiphophorus couchianus chromosome 20, X_couchianus-1.0, whole genome shotgun sequence genomic window:
- the ptpdc1a gene encoding protein tyrosine phosphatase domain-containing protein 1 isoform X2, translating to MGETLRHVIPGHVQCSMACGGKACKYENPSRWSDEEQAIKGLYSSWITDNLLAMARPSSEAIEKYNIIQQFQRCGVKTVINLQRPGEHASCGFPLEPESGFTYRPETFMEAGIYYYNFGWKDYGVASLTTVLDMVKVMSFAVQEGKIAIHCHAGLGRTGVLLACYLVFTTRMNGDQAILFVRAKRPNSIQTRGQLLCVREFAQFLVPLRSVFSCTEPKASAVTLSQYLTRQRHLLHGYEAREMKNVPKIVQLVCRLLVDISANRQVVIEEEWLQMPDLTAEVEKTVSQQALQQLGKEMMGKGIPLLPCSSDMLSPPPQPSRTSGDQPLASDNELDPLWRQQNLGSPQRFLSNNRSLSDSLLHKHGMYQDRVENLSKPISCRTRLCSSHGNLKTCNQSGCCYPCTQDTNSHTRAKQDLGMCVLHNRHRSLSSHLSELGKKSCFDATLPPFPLQSSLVSSVEYVDGGADPGDAPEAPHISLQSELSHDNRRLMVAKALATDLVDKEVSSNVLMWQTELNSREGTWERLCNERDPVVLSSLMWSWLEQLKDPVISHDDVLSLSEKNVNPLTAINSLEKGHRLTLLCILECAAHLLPVPEDVLMCFLNKTIKVFTRTDPASEENESLYKTLKAILTPLLYELHSKAVDVTKDS from the exons ATGGGGGAAACACTGAGACACGTCATCCCTGGTCACGTGCAGTGCTCCATGGCCTGTGGAGGGAAAGCTTGTAAATACGAGAACCCGTCTCGCTGGAGCGATGAGGAGCAAGCTATTAAAGGACTCTACTCATCTTG GATCACTGACAACTTGCTAGCTATGGCAAGGCCTTCCTCTGAAGCCATAGAGAAATATAATATAATCCAGCAGTTTCAAAG GTGTGGTGTGAAGACTGTTATTAACCTGCAGAGACCCGGAGAGCACGCCAGCTGCGGCTTCCCGCTGGAGCCGGAGAGCGGCTTCACCTATCGGCCCGAAACTTTCATGGAGGCAGGAA tatattattacaactttggATGGAAAGACTACGGTGTAGCATCATTGACAACAGTGCTTGATATGGTGAAAGTTATGTCGTTCGCTGTTCAAGAAGGAAAAATAGCCATCCACTGCCATGCTGGTCTCGGAAGAACAG GTGTGTTATTGGCATGTTATTTGGTTTTCACCACCCGGATGAACGGTGATCAAGCCATCCTGTTTGTTCGAGCCAAAAGGCCCAACTCCATCCAGACCAGAGGCCAGCTGCTGTGTGTCAGGGAGTTTGCCCAGTTCCTGGTTCCTCTGCGAAGTGTGTTCTCATGCACTGAACCCAAAGCAAGTGCCGTCACCTTGTCCCAGTACCTTACCCGGCAGCGTCACCTACTGCATGGCTACGAGGCCCGGGAGATGAAGAACGTGCCAAAGATTGTTCAGCTGGTGTGCAGGCTGCTGGTGGACATTTCGGCCAACAGACAGGTGGTGATCGAAGAGGAGTGGCTGCAGATGCCCGACCTCACCGCCGAGGTGGAGAAGACCGTGTCCCAGCAGGCCCTTCAGCAGCTGGGGAAGGAAATGATGGGGAAAGGGATTCCGCTCCTACCTTGTTCATCAGACATGCTCAGCCCTCCACCACAGCCGAGCAGAACCTCAGGTGATCAACCACTCGCCAGTGACAATGAGTTGGACCCACTGTGGCGACAACAGAACCTAGGAAGTCCTCAAAGATTTCTGTCTAACAACCGGAGTCTCAGCGACTCTTTGCTCCACAAGCATGGAATGTACCAGGACCGCGTAGAAAACCTTAGTAAACCAATCAGCTGCCGGACGAGACTTTGCTCGTCTCACGGCAACCTAAAGACCTGCAACCAGTCCGGCTGCTGTTACCCCTGTACGCAAGACACGAACTCTCACACAAGAGCCAAACAAGACCTGGGCATGTGTGTTTTACATAACAGGCATCGCAGTTTAAGCTCTCATTTGTCAGAGCTTGGAAAGAAATCCTGCTTTGATGCCACGCTGCCACCTTTTCCACTCCAGAGCAGCTTAGTTTCCAGTGTGGAGTATGTGGATGGAGGAGCTGACCCAGGCGATGCCCCAGAAGCCCCTCACATCAGCCTCCAGTCTGAACTCTCCCATGATAACAGACGTCTGATGGTGGCCAAAGCTCTGGCCACAGACCTGGTCGACAAGGAGGTCTCCTCCAACGTTTTAATGTGGCAG ACAGAGCTGAACTCCAGAGAGGGAACTTGGGAGAGGCTGTGTAATGAAAGAGACCCGGTGGTCCTCTCCAGCTTGATGTGGTCATGGCTGGAGCAACTCAAGGATCCAGTCATCAGCCATGACGATGTGCTATCCCTCAGTGAGAAGAATGTAAACCCACTGACTGCCATCAACTCTCTGGAAAAG GGTCACAGGCTCACGTTGCTGTGCATCCTCGAGTGTGCTGCTCATCTCCTGCCTGTGCCTGAAGACGTGCTGATGTGTTTCCTCAACAAGACAATCAAAGTGTTCACCAGG ACTGATCCAGCCTCAGAAGAGAATGAGTCACTGTACAAAACACTGAAAGCAAtcctgactccccttctttacGAGCTGCATTCCAAAGCTGTGGATGTGACCAAAGACTCCTGA
- the ptpdc1a gene encoding protein tyrosine phosphatase domain-containing protein 1 isoform X1 — translation MAAGVSILSDLPHSVRAPRTEEVGAEMEAANARVPTAKYTKMGETLRHVIPGHVQCSMACGGKACKYENPSRWSDEEQAIKGLYSSWITDNLLAMARPSSEAIEKYNIIQQFQRCGVKTVINLQRPGEHASCGFPLEPESGFTYRPETFMEAGIYYYNFGWKDYGVASLTTVLDMVKVMSFAVQEGKIAIHCHAGLGRTGVLLACYLVFTTRMNGDQAILFVRAKRPNSIQTRGQLLCVREFAQFLVPLRSVFSCTEPKASAVTLSQYLTRQRHLLHGYEAREMKNVPKIVQLVCRLLVDISANRQVVIEEEWLQMPDLTAEVEKTVSQQALQQLGKEMMGKGIPLLPCSSDMLSPPPQPSRTSGDQPLASDNELDPLWRQQNLGSPQRFLSNNRSLSDSLLHKHGMYQDRVENLSKPISCRTRLCSSHGNLKTCNQSGCCYPCTQDTNSHTRAKQDLGMCVLHNRHRSLSSHLSELGKKSCFDATLPPFPLQSSLVSSVEYVDGGADPGDAPEAPHISLQSELSHDNRRLMVAKALATDLVDKEVSSNVLMWQTELNSREGTWERLCNERDPVVLSSLMWSWLEQLKDPVISHDDVLSLSEKNVNPLTAINSLEKGHRLTLLCILECAAHLLPVPEDVLMCFLNKTIKVFTRTDPASEENESLYKTLKAILTPLLYELHSKAVDVTKDS, via the exons ccaATGCAAGAGTCCCCACAGCGAAGTACACCAAGATGGGGGAAACACTGAGACACGTCATCCCTGGTCACGTGCAGTGCTCCATGGCCTGTGGAGGGAAAGCTTGTAAATACGAGAACCCGTCTCGCTGGAGCGATGAGGAGCAAGCTATTAAAGGACTCTACTCATCTTG GATCACTGACAACTTGCTAGCTATGGCAAGGCCTTCCTCTGAAGCCATAGAGAAATATAATATAATCCAGCAGTTTCAAAG GTGTGGTGTGAAGACTGTTATTAACCTGCAGAGACCCGGAGAGCACGCCAGCTGCGGCTTCCCGCTGGAGCCGGAGAGCGGCTTCACCTATCGGCCCGAAACTTTCATGGAGGCAGGAA tatattattacaactttggATGGAAAGACTACGGTGTAGCATCATTGACAACAGTGCTTGATATGGTGAAAGTTATGTCGTTCGCTGTTCAAGAAGGAAAAATAGCCATCCACTGCCATGCTGGTCTCGGAAGAACAG GTGTGTTATTGGCATGTTATTTGGTTTTCACCACCCGGATGAACGGTGATCAAGCCATCCTGTTTGTTCGAGCCAAAAGGCCCAACTCCATCCAGACCAGAGGCCAGCTGCTGTGTGTCAGGGAGTTTGCCCAGTTCCTGGTTCCTCTGCGAAGTGTGTTCTCATGCACTGAACCCAAAGCAAGTGCCGTCACCTTGTCCCAGTACCTTACCCGGCAGCGTCACCTACTGCATGGCTACGAGGCCCGGGAGATGAAGAACGTGCCAAAGATTGTTCAGCTGGTGTGCAGGCTGCTGGTGGACATTTCGGCCAACAGACAGGTGGTGATCGAAGAGGAGTGGCTGCAGATGCCCGACCTCACCGCCGAGGTGGAGAAGACCGTGTCCCAGCAGGCCCTTCAGCAGCTGGGGAAGGAAATGATGGGGAAAGGGATTCCGCTCCTACCTTGTTCATCAGACATGCTCAGCCCTCCACCACAGCCGAGCAGAACCTCAGGTGATCAACCACTCGCCAGTGACAATGAGTTGGACCCACTGTGGCGACAACAGAACCTAGGAAGTCCTCAAAGATTTCTGTCTAACAACCGGAGTCTCAGCGACTCTTTGCTCCACAAGCATGGAATGTACCAGGACCGCGTAGAAAACCTTAGTAAACCAATCAGCTGCCGGACGAGACTTTGCTCGTCTCACGGCAACCTAAAGACCTGCAACCAGTCCGGCTGCTGTTACCCCTGTACGCAAGACACGAACTCTCACACAAGAGCCAAACAAGACCTGGGCATGTGTGTTTTACATAACAGGCATCGCAGTTTAAGCTCTCATTTGTCAGAGCTTGGAAAGAAATCCTGCTTTGATGCCACGCTGCCACCTTTTCCACTCCAGAGCAGCTTAGTTTCCAGTGTGGAGTATGTGGATGGAGGAGCTGACCCAGGCGATGCCCCAGAAGCCCCTCACATCAGCCTCCAGTCTGAACTCTCCCATGATAACAGACGTCTGATGGTGGCCAAAGCTCTGGCCACAGACCTGGTCGACAAGGAGGTCTCCTCCAACGTTTTAATGTGGCAG ACAGAGCTGAACTCCAGAGAGGGAACTTGGGAGAGGCTGTGTAATGAAAGAGACCCGGTGGTCCTCTCCAGCTTGATGTGGTCATGGCTGGAGCAACTCAAGGATCCAGTCATCAGCCATGACGATGTGCTATCCCTCAGTGAGAAGAATGTAAACCCACTGACTGCCATCAACTCTCTGGAAAAG GGTCACAGGCTCACGTTGCTGTGCATCCTCGAGTGTGCTGCTCATCTCCTGCCTGTGCCTGAAGACGTGCTGATGTGTTTCCTCAACAAGACAATCAAAGTGTTCACCAGG ACTGATCCAGCCTCAGAAGAGAATGAGTCACTGTACAAAACACTGAAAGCAAtcctgactccccttctttacGAGCTGCATTCCAAAGCTGTGGATGTGACCAAAGACTCCTGA